Within the Achromobacter spanius genome, the region GCCCTGCCAGAAGTTCGGCAACGAAAATCCCAGCACCGACGACGCCATGATGCCGCGGCCCAGATACTCGTCGCGGTACAGGCCGGCAACCAGCCCCAGCGGAATCCCGATCACACAGGTCAGCATGATGGCCACGATGACGAGTTCGAACGTGGCGGGAATGCGCTGCACGATCAGTTCAATGGCCGGAATGCCGTGCACGAAGGACGTGCCCAGGTCGCCATGCAGCGCGCGCCACAGAAAACCGGTGTATTGCTGCCAAACCGGCAGGTCCAGGCCCAGGCGGGCGATCATCGCCTCGCGAGCTGCCTGGCTGGCTTCGGGGCTGACCAGCAGTTCGATCGGGTCGCCCACGGCATACACCGCGAAGAAGACCACGACCGAAACGGCCAGCAGTACGAACAGACTCTGTATCAGTCTGCGCAGGATGAACAAGGCCACGTGATGATTTCCTTGGTGGGCTCAGGGTTGCTTGGCGCCGAGTGCTTGCTTGGCGGGATTATTTGGCGGGTTTGGCCGACATGGCCAGGGTGTATTGGTCGGCTCGGCCTTCGTAGACCAGCCCCTTCTTGAAAGCCCAGATGCTGCTTTCAAAGTGCAGGGGAATGCTGGGCAGGTCGGCCAGTGCAATCGTCAGGGACTGTTGCAACAGCTTTTCCCGCTCGGCGGGGTCCACGGTGACCAGCGCGCGCTTGAACACAGCATCGAACTCGGGGTTGTCGTAACCGCCATAGTTGCTGGTGCCCAGGCCCTGGGCTTTGTCGAACCGGGTGACCCAGTATTGTAGGAAAGACGAGGCTTCGCCGGTTTCGGACGACCAGCCGCCCATCGCGAAACTGAATTCGCGCTTGGCGCGCTTGGGGAAATACACCGAGCGCGTCATGGCGTCGACCGTCGTCTTGATGCCCACGCGCGACAGGTACTGCGCCACCGCTTGCGAGATCTGGGCGTCGTTGATGTAGCGGTCGTTGGTGGACGAAATAGTCAGCTCGAACCCGTTGGGGTAGCCGGCTTCGGCCAGCAGCTTCTTCGCGCCCTCGGGGTCATACTTCAGTTCGGGCGGGTGGGGCAGCGTGCCGAACATGCCGTCGGGCAGGAACTGGTTGGCGGGCGTGGCGGCGCCGTCCATGATGCGCGCGGTGATGGTCTTGCGGTCGATGGCCATGGAGATGGCGCGGCGCACGCGCACGTCCTGCAAGGGGTTCTTGCCGTCGGCGGCCTTGACGGTGGGGCTGGGGTTGCGCGCCACGTCGAACTGAAAATACACCACGCGCACCGACGGCGTGATGACGTAGCCAAAGCCCGGTGTTTCCGAAATGCGCTTCACGTCGCGTGCGGCAGGGTTCTCGATCAGGTCGAAATCACCGGCCAATAGCCCGGTCAGGCGCGGTCCGGCGGCCGGTACGGGAATCAGCTTGACGTTCTGCCAGGCAGGTTTGTCGCCCCAGTAGCCGTCGTTGCGTGTCAGTTCGATGCCCGTGCCTTTCACGTAGGACTTCAGCGTGTAGGGGCCGGTGCCGATCACGTCGCGGCCGCCGTTGAAGTCGGCGACGGTGGGCCAGGGGCCGGTCACGCCGCACTTGTTCGCCAGGTCGAACGTGATGGGACCGTGCTGGACGATGCCGTTCCAGAGCATGGCCGTGCGGGTCAGGTCGTTGGGCAAGAGCGGATAGGGCTTGCGCGTCTTGATGAGCAGCTTGTTGCCGTCTTGCGCCCGCACATCGGCAAACTTCTGCACGATCGCCGGGTACGAGCCGCCAATGGACTGCTCGTTATTCATCACGCGGCAGAACGTAAAAATCACGTCCTGGGCGGTGAAGGGCTGGCCATTCGAAAACTTGACGCCCTCGCGCAGCGTGAACTCCCAAGTCGTGTCGTCCACTGCCTTCCAGCTTGTGGCCAGACGCGGAATTAGGCCCATCTTGGCGTCCTGGCCCACCAGCGTTTCGAACATGTGCGAGGTCATCGCGTCGTTCGGCGTGGCTTGGTGATAGTGCGGGTCCATCGACGTCGGTTCGGAGGACAAGCCAATTGTCAGGGTGGCCGCTTGCGCCTGCGCCATGGCGGCGGGGGCGGCGGCGGCCAGCGTACAGGCCAGTAATGCGCTGCGGATAGTTACCTGGATGGACATGCTTTCCCTTGTTGTTTTGGATGATGCCGGCGGTGCCTCGTGCTTGGGCGCCGCTCGGTTTGCGGATCAGACGATAGCCTGCGCCAGGCGGACCACGGTGACGCCGGGCCGCAGATTGGCGGTGGACGGCATGATCAGCACGCAGTCGTCATAGGGCGTGACCACGGCTTCGCCTTCGGACCAGCCGATGACGGTGCCCGCCGTGGCCAAGGTTTCCAGGCCCTTCCAGGGCTGGTCGAAACGGAAGTCCGCGCTTTTGGCGGCGACGGCGTGGGTGACCCGCAGCGCGCGCTGGGCGGCTGCCGCGGGCGCGAACCAGGCGTCGGGGATGTCGTCGCGGTCCACCGTGCCGGCTTCCAGCAGGAAGCGCGCCATCTGGTCCACCGCCACGCCGCGCGCTTCGGGCGCGCCGTGGAAACCGCATTCGATCAGTAGCGAGCGCGTGCCGTTGTCACCCGTTTCGCCAAAGCGGCCGTAGTCGCGCA harbors:
- a CDS encoding ABC transporter substrate-binding protein; amino-acid sequence: MSIQVTIRSALLACTLAAAAPAAMAQAQAATLTIGLSSEPTSMDPHYHQATPNDAMTSHMFETLVGQDAKMGLIPRLATSWKAVDDTTWEFTLREGVKFSNGQPFTAQDVIFTFCRVMNNEQSIGGSYPAIVQKFADVRAQDGNKLLIKTRKPYPLLPNDLTRTAMLWNGIVQHGPITFDLANKCGVTGPWPTVADFNGGRDVIGTGPYTLKSYVKGTGIELTRNDGYWGDKPAWQNVKLIPVPAAGPRLTGLLAGDFDLIENPAARDVKRISETPGFGYVITPSVRVVYFQFDVARNPSPTVKAADGKNPLQDVRVRRAISMAIDRKTITARIMDGAATPANQFLPDGMFGTLPHPPELKYDPEGAKKLLAEAGYPNGFELTISSTNDRYINDAQISQAVAQYLSRVGIKTTVDAMTRSVYFPKRAKREFSFAMGGWSSETGEASSFLQYWVTRFDKAQGLGTSNYGGYDNPEFDAVFKRALVTVDPAEREKLLQQSLTIALADLPSIPLHFESSIWAFKKGLVYEGRADQYTLAMSAKPAK